In the Bacteroidota bacterium genome, one interval contains:
- a CDS encoding PDDEXK nuclease domain-containing protein, with the protein MKNKIANTDKNYKGLVSHISEIYIQGQEKATIAVNTHLVDTYWKIGQYIVEFEQKGKERAEYGTALLKELSKDLKLQHGKGFSLSNIKRMRQFYTEFPKSATLSHLLGWSHYVEILKINDKLEKGFYLQQSINEKWSVRELIRQKKSSLYLRLAASKDKEGILELSQKGQTIQKPEDIIREPYTLDFLKIPEIHQYSEKQLEDKIITHLKDFLLELGKGFAFIGRQYRVPVGNRPYAVDLVFYHRILKCFVLIDLKREEAGYEDVGQMNMYLGYFENEENTEGDNPPIGIVLAKEKDELLIQYTMHNVSSQLFVNKYQLYLPNKEELRKVIESQLNEENNG; encoded by the coding sequence ATGAAAAACAAAATAGCAAATACCGACAAAAATTATAAAGGTTTAGTATCGCATATTTCCGAAATTTATATTCAGGGACAAGAAAAAGCGACTATTGCTGTTAATACGCATTTGGTAGATACCTATTGGAAAATAGGACAATATATTGTTGAATTTGAACAAAAAGGAAAAGAACGTGCCGAATACGGAACAGCATTGCTAAAAGAACTCTCAAAAGATTTAAAACTGCAACACGGTAAAGGTTTTAGTTTGAGTAATATTAAGAGGATGAGGCAGTTCTATACCGAATTTCCAAAAAGTGCGACACTGTCGCACCTTTTAGGATGGTCGCATTATGTCGAAATTTTGAAAATAAATGATAAACTTGAAAAAGGATTTTATTTACAACAATCCATTAATGAAAAATGGTCGGTACGTGAACTTATCCGCCAAAAGAAATCATCATTATATTTAAGATTAGCAGCATCGAAAGATAAAGAAGGCATTTTAGAACTATCGCAAAAAGGACAAACAATACAAAAGCCGGAAGATATAATTAGAGAACCTTACACCCTCGATTTTCTTAAAATACCCGAAATACACCAGTATTCCGAAAAACAGTTGGAAGATAAAATTATTACGCATTTAAAAGATTTTTTGCTTGAACTGGGTAAAGGTTTTGCTTTTATTGGCAGACAATACCGTGTTCCTGTGGGAAATCGACCATACGCAGTAGATTTAGTTTTTTATCACCGCATACTTAAATGCTTTGTGCTGATAGACCTAAAACGTGAAGAAGCAGGCTACGAAGATGTAGGACAAATGAATATGTATTTGGGTTATTTTGAGAACGAAGAAAATACCGAAGGCGATAACCCACCAATAGGTATTGTTTTGGCAAAAGAAAAAGATGAATTACTAATACAATATACTATGCACAATGTTTCTTCTCAACTTTTTGTAAATAAATATCAACTCTACTTGCCTAATAAGGAAGAATTAAGAAAAGTAATTGAAAGCCAACTTAATGAGGAAAATAATGGATAA